From a single Kitasatospora sp. NBC_00458 genomic region:
- a CDS encoding sigma factor-like helix-turn-helix DNA-binding protein, which yields MTKPPTADRPTSQPAPTPAPQGHTGKGRPGKAKARRGRSGTAEARPEETSAENRPRAQEEAARLFGRLTAREAEAFAHVAAGRDLAETATALGVTPTTARSYRHRALRKLGTHTPAEIAAFAALLGPARPDDPAAPTSPSSASPSPAAAAAAAPAPAPAPGEAAGGPEPRPGSGSPAPKAPVGSRTTEGRPGGGAATTEDGRTTPGTPSAPHRADRPTGTSPARHPKGTDDGRPADGPSPADGARTAAPSKQRPGAAAANRPAAGTARTGGGAEHPAAGSAASTGRPAADRHPVPPAEEAPAPAGEGARGAGSGAPGAGRPDHTPAGGPADRPAPAGPGPAGRPADRRPTEPPTAAVGRTAPLPQTGEPVQSARTTAPRRSTDRRPAAEPVAAAAAAAGSAAGGTGPDRATATGSDPGPGTGSGPGTGSFEEVYEEAHTRLVQQTFLLTACKHRAVHCVGRAFGEARRQWAEVAPGGAPERWVRTRAFELALSPWHRGGPRRAHVWHLPHRRIKVRPADESQAVLPDHDRLTDRDRALLKALKRLSRPQRRALVLHDGLGLPADAVAVEVESTVAAAEGRVWAARTALAHWVPELVGPDPAADGFADRLCGLLHRAAVRGVPEPHRPPVPLLRARHGLVAAGRTGAAALLTVAVGGAVAATLAGGGPGALFRPADPPPPVLCAPVPTLATEPEALLPLLADGTPSGIHSLWCSPTPGLEPVVLDPPPPRPDDPYRPPTRGRATEALPPPGTVAIGPHRHPCPDWALHRCATDR from the coding sequence ATGACCAAGCCGCCGACCGCCGACCGCCCCACCAGCCAGCCGGCCCCCACACCCGCACCGCAGGGCCACACCGGGAAGGGCCGCCCCGGCAAGGCCAAGGCCCGACGCGGCCGGTCCGGGACCGCCGAGGCCCGACCGGAGGAGACGAGCGCCGAGAACCGACCGCGGGCGCAGGAGGAGGCCGCCCGGCTGTTCGGCCGGCTGACGGCCCGTGAGGCCGAGGCCTTCGCCCACGTCGCGGCCGGACGGGACCTCGCCGAGACCGCGACCGCACTCGGCGTCACACCCACCACCGCCCGCAGCTACCGGCACCGGGCCCTGCGCAAGCTCGGCACCCACACGCCGGCCGAGATCGCCGCCTTCGCCGCCCTGCTGGGCCCGGCCCGGCCCGACGACCCGGCAGCACCGACGTCGCCGTCGTCGGCATCGCCGTCACCCGCTGCGGCTGCGGCTGCGGCACCGGCTCCGGCTCCGGCACCGGGGGAAGCGGCCGGCGGGCCGGAGCCCCGCCCCGGCAGCGGCTCCCCCGCGCCGAAGGCACCGGTGGGCTCCCGCACCACCGAGGGGAGGCCCGGCGGCGGCGCGGCCACCACCGAGGACGGCCGCACCACGCCGGGCACGCCGAGCGCACCGCACCGGGCCGACCGGCCGACCGGCACCTCGCCCGCCCGCCACCCGAAGGGCACGGACGACGGCCGACCCGCCGACGGCCCGTCCCCCGCCGACGGGGCGCGGACGGCGGCGCCGTCGAAGCAGCGGCCCGGCGCAGCGGCCGCGAACCGTCCGGCAGCCGGGACGGCCCGCACCGGCGGTGGCGCCGAGCATCCGGCCGCCGGTAGCGCCGCCTCCACGGGCCGACCTGCCGCCGACCGGCACCCGGTACCTCCGGCGGAGGAGGCCCCCGCCCCGGCCGGCGAGGGCGCCCGGGGCGCCGGGAGCGGAGCCCCGGGAGCCGGCCGCCCGGACCACACGCCCGCGGGCGGGCCGGCCGACCGACCGGCGCCCGCCGGACCCGGCCCCGCGGGCAGGCCGGCCGACCGCCGCCCGACCGAGCCCCCGACGGCGGCCGTCGGCCGGACCGCTCCGCTTCCGCAGACCGGTGAACCCGTGCAGTCGGCCCGCACCACCGCCCCCCGCAGGTCCACCGACCGCCGCCCCGCAGCCGAACCGGTCGCCGCTGCCGCGGCCGCGGCCGGGTCGGCGGCCGGGGGCACCGGCCCGGACCGCGCCACCGCCACCGGCTCCGACCCCGGCCCCGGCACGGGCTCCGGCCCCGGCACGGGCTCCTTCGAGGAGGTGTACGAGGAGGCGCACACCCGGCTGGTGCAGCAGACCTTCCTGCTCACCGCCTGCAAGCACCGGGCCGTGCACTGCGTCGGGCGGGCCTTCGGGGAGGCCCGGCGCCAATGGGCGGAGGTGGCGCCGGGCGGCGCGCCGGAGCGGTGGGTGCGGACCAGGGCGTTCGAACTGGCCCTGTCACCGTGGCACCGCGGCGGGCCGCGCCGGGCGCACGTGTGGCACCTGCCGCACCGGCGGATCAAGGTGCGTCCGGCGGACGAGTCCCAGGCGGTGCTGCCGGACCACGACCGCCTCACCGACCGCGACCGCGCGCTGCTGAAGGCGCTCAAGCGCCTCTCCCGCCCGCAGCGCCGGGCACTGGTGCTGCACGACGGCCTGGGGCTGCCGGCCGACGCGGTGGCGGTCGAGGTGGAGTCGACGGTGGCGGCGGCCGAGGGCCGGGTCTGGGCCGCGCGGACGGCGCTGGCGCACTGGGTGCCGGAGCTGGTCGGACCGGATCCGGCGGCGGACGGGTTCGCCGACCGGCTGTGCGGGCTGCTGCACCGGGCGGCGGTGCGCGGGGTCCCGGAGCCGCACCGCCCGCCGGTGCCGCTGCTGCGGGCCCGGCACGGGCTGGTCGCCGCGGGCCGGACGGGGGCGGCGGCGCTGCTCACGGTGGCGGTGGGCGGCGCGGTGGCCGCGACGCTGGCGGGGGGCGGCCCCGGGGCGCTGTTCCGGCCCGCCGATCCGCCGCCGCCGGTGCTCTGCGCGCCGGTCCCGACGCTCGCGACGGAGCCCGAGGCCCTGCTGCCGCTGCTCGCGGACGGGACGCCGTCGGGGATCCACAGCCTCTGGTGCTCACCCACGCCGGGCCTGGAGCCGGTGGTGCTGGACCCGCCGCCGCCCCGGCCGGACGATCCGTACCGGCCGCCGACAAGGGGGCGGGCGACCGAGGCGCTGCCTCCGCCGGGCACGGTGGCCATCGGGCCGCACCGGCATCCGTGCCCGGACTGGGCGCTGCACCGGTGCGCGACCGACCGCTGA
- the sucD gene encoding succinate--CoA ligase subunit alpha → MAIFLTKDSKVIVQGMTGSEGMKHTRRMLASGTQIVGGVNPRKAGTTVDVDGTEVPVFGSVAEAIEKTGADVTVIFVPPKFTKDAVVEAVDAEIGLAVVITEGVPVHDTAAFWAYAGSKGNKTRIIGPNCPGLISPGQSNAGIIPADITKAGKIGLVSKSGTLTYQLMYELRDIGFSSAVGIGGDPVIGTTHIDALKAFQEDPETELIVMIGEIGGDAEERAAAYIAEHVTKPVVGYVAGFTAPEGKTMGHAGAIVSGSSGTAQAKKEALEAAGVKVGKTPSETARLARELFKG, encoded by the coding sequence ATGGCTATCTTCCTTACCAAGGACAGCAAGGTCATCGTTCAGGGCATGACCGGCTCCGAGGGCATGAAGCACACCCGCCGCATGCTCGCCTCCGGCACCCAGATCGTCGGCGGTGTCAACCCGCGCAAGGCCGGCACCACGGTCGACGTCGACGGCACCGAGGTGCCCGTCTTCGGCTCCGTCGCCGAGGCCATCGAGAAGACCGGTGCCGACGTCACCGTCATCTTCGTGCCGCCGAAGTTCACCAAGGACGCCGTCGTCGAGGCCGTCGACGCCGAGATCGGCCTGGCCGTCGTCATCACCGAGGGCGTCCCGGTGCACGACACCGCCGCCTTCTGGGCCTACGCCGGCTCGAAGGGCAACAAGACCCGGATCATCGGCCCGAACTGCCCCGGCCTGATCAGCCCCGGCCAGTCGAACGCCGGCATCATCCCGGCCGACATCACCAAGGCCGGCAAGATCGGTCTGGTCTCGAAGTCGGGCACCCTGACCTACCAGCTCATGTACGAGCTGCGCGACATCGGCTTCTCCTCGGCCGTGGGCATCGGCGGTGACCCGGTCATCGGCACCACCCACATCGACGCCCTCAAGGCGTTCCAGGAGGACCCGGAGACCGAGCTCATCGTCATGATCGGTGAGATCGGTGGCGACGCCGAGGAGCGTGCCGCGGCCTACATCGCCGAGCACGTCACCAAGCCGGTCGTCGGCTACGTCGCGGGCTTCACCGCCCCCGAGGGCAAGACCATGGGCCACGCCGGCGCCATCGTCTCCGGCTCCTCGGGCACCGCCCAGGCGAAGAAGGAGGCCCTTGAGGCCGCCGGTGTCAAGGTCGGCAAGACGCCGTCCGAGACCGCCCGCCTGGCGCGCGAGCTCTTCAAGGGCTGA
- the sucC gene encoding ADP-forming succinate--CoA ligase subunit beta: MDLFEYQARDLFAKHGVPVLDGDVIETAADAAAIAERFGGRAVVKAQVKVGGRGKAGGVKLAADPADAVAKAGAILGMDIKGHTVHKVMLAQTADIKEEYYVSFLLDRTNRTFLAMASVEGGVEIEVVAEENPDALAKIPVDPNEGVTPEKAAEIVAAAKFPAEIADQVADVLQKLWVVFIKEDALLVEVNPLIKSGDGKIIALDGKVSLDENAEFRQPEHEALEDKAAANPLEAAAKAKGLNYVKLDGEVGIIGNGAGLVMSTLDVVAYAGESHGGVKPANFLDIGGGASAEVMANGLEIILGDPDVKSVFVNVFGGITACDAVANGIVQALELLSSKGEAVSKPLVVRLDGNNAELGRKILDDANHPLVQRVDTMDGAADRAAELANK; the protein is encoded by the coding sequence GTGGACCTGTTCGAGTACCAGGCGAGGGACCTCTTCGCCAAGCACGGTGTGCCCGTGCTTGACGGTGATGTCATCGAGACCGCCGCAGACGCTGCCGCCATCGCGGAGCGCTTCGGCGGCCGCGCCGTCGTCAAGGCTCAGGTGAAGGTGGGTGGCCGAGGCAAGGCCGGTGGCGTCAAGCTCGCCGCCGACCCGGCGGACGCCGTCGCCAAGGCCGGGGCGATCCTCGGCATGGACATCAAGGGCCACACCGTTCACAAGGTGATGCTTGCCCAGACCGCGGACATCAAGGAGGAGTACTACGTCTCCTTCCTGCTCGACCGCACCAACCGCACCTTCCTGGCCATGGCCAGCGTCGAGGGCGGTGTGGAGATCGAGGTCGTCGCGGAGGAGAACCCGGACGCGCTCGCCAAGATCCCGGTCGACCCCAACGAGGGTGTGACCCCGGAGAAGGCCGCCGAGATCGTCGCCGCCGCGAAGTTCCCGGCCGAGATCGCCGACCAGGTCGCCGACGTCCTGCAGAAGCTCTGGGTCGTCTTCATCAAGGAGGACGCCCTCCTCGTCGAGGTCAACCCGCTGATCAAGTCCGGCGACGGCAAGATCATCGCGCTCGACGGCAAGGTCTCCCTGGACGAGAACGCCGAGTTCCGCCAGCCGGAGCACGAGGCGCTTGAGGACAAGGCCGCCGCGAACCCGCTGGAGGCCGCGGCCAAGGCCAAGGGCCTCAACTACGTCAAGCTCGACGGCGAGGTCGGCATCATCGGCAACGGCGCGGGTCTCGTCATGAGCACCCTCGACGTCGTCGCCTACGCGGGCGAGAGCCACGGCGGCGTCAAGCCCGCCAACTTCCTCGACATCGGCGGTGGCGCCTCCGCCGAGGTCATGGCGAACGGCCTGGAGATCATCCTGGGCGACCCCGACGTCAAGTCGGTCTTCGTCAACGTCTTCGGCGGCATCACCGCGTGCGACGCCGTCGCCAACGGCATCGTGCAGGCCCTGGAGCTGCTCTCGTCCAAGGGCGAGGCCGTCAGCAAGCCGCTCGTCGTCCGCCTGGACGGCAACAACGCGGAGCTGGGTCGCAAGATCCTCGACGACGCGAACCACCCGCTGGTCCAGCGCGTGGACACCATGGACGGTGCGGCCGACCGCGCCGCCGAGCTGGCCAACAAGTAA
- a CDS encoding VWA domain-containing protein — translation MATTTPGSAPLAADERLRRWRLVLGGEADGTGHTLRGRDAAIDGALAALYRGAPEEGRGAGRPGRRTAGLGGSAPQVARWLGDIREYFPVTVVQLMQQDAITRLGLDQLLLEPEMLEAVEPDVHLVGTLLSLKHALPETTRESARAVVGKVVAELERRLADRTRATLGGALDRSARVNRPRHRDIDWDRTIRANLKNHLPEHGTVVPERLVGYARAQRAVKKDVILCIDQSGSMAPSVVHSAVFGAVLASMRSLDTRLVVFDTSVVDLTEQLTDPVDVLFATRLGGGTDINRALAYCQSRITRPAETIVVLISDLYEGGIRDEMLKRVAAMKAAGVQFIALLALSDEGAPAYDHAHAAALAALGAPAFACTPDAFPEIMAAAIEKRPIPVPDRGV, via the coding sequence ATGGCAACCACCACCCCCGGCTCCGCCCCCCTCGCCGCCGACGAGCGGCTCCGCCGCTGGCGACTGGTGCTCGGCGGCGAGGCGGACGGCACCGGCCACACCCTGCGCGGCCGGGACGCCGCGATCGACGGCGCGCTCGCCGCGCTCTACCGGGGCGCCCCGGAGGAGGGCCGCGGCGCCGGCCGCCCCGGCCGCCGCACCGCCGGCCTGGGCGGCTCGGCCCCGCAGGTGGCCCGCTGGCTGGGCGACATCCGGGAGTACTTCCCGGTCACCGTCGTCCAGCTGATGCAGCAGGACGCGATCACCCGGCTCGGGCTGGACCAGCTGCTGCTGGAGCCGGAGATGCTGGAGGCCGTCGAGCCCGACGTCCACCTGGTCGGCACGCTGCTCTCGCTCAAGCACGCGCTGCCCGAGACCACCCGGGAGAGCGCCCGGGCGGTGGTCGGCAAGGTGGTCGCCGAGCTGGAGCGCCGGCTCGCCGACCGCACCCGCGCCACCCTCGGCGGCGCGCTGGACCGCAGCGCCAGGGTCAACCGCCCGCGCCACCGCGACATCGACTGGGACCGCACCATCCGGGCCAACCTGAAGAACCACCTGCCCGAGCACGGCACCGTCGTCCCGGAGCGGCTGGTCGGCTACGCCCGGGCGCAGCGCGCGGTGAAGAAGGACGTCATCCTCTGCATCGACCAGTCCGGCTCGATGGCCCCCTCGGTGGTGCACTCGGCGGTGTTCGGCGCGGTGCTCGCCTCGATGCGGAGCCTGGACACCCGGCTGGTCGTCTTCGACACCTCGGTGGTCGACCTCACCGAGCAGCTGACCGACCCGGTCGACGTGCTGTTCGCCACCCGGCTCGGCGGCGGCACCGACATCAACCGGGCGCTCGCCTACTGCCAGTCGAGGATCACCCGGCCGGCGGAGACGATCGTGGTGCTGATCAGCGACCTCTACGAGGGAGGGATCCGGGACGAGATGCTCAAGCGGGTGGCCGCGATGAAGGCGGCCGGCGTCCAGTTCATCGCGCTGCTGGCGCTCTCCGACGAGGGTGCTCCCGCCTACGACCACGCGCACGCCGCCGCCCTGGCCGCGCTGGGCGCCCCGGCCTTCGCCTGCACGCCCGACGCCTTCCCGGAGATCATGGCCGCCGCGATCGAGAAGCGTCCGATCCCGGTGCCGGACCGGGGGGTGTGA
- a CDS encoding DUF5682 family protein: MSAEVTLLGVRHHGPGSARAVAAALELLRPDAVLVEGPPEADTLLGLAADKAMVPPVALLAHAADDPARAAFWPYAEFSPEWVAIRYAVELGVPVRFIDLPAAYGFADAGPPEAGGGTGDGDGDGGTGADAGDGDAALLRDPIARLAEAAGHDDPERWWEDVVEHRRPGEDALAPFAAVAEAMTALREGGGGAGPRDERREAHMRQRIRAARRAGHRRIAVVCGAFHVPALAVMPTVAHDRALLAGLPRKVRTEITWVPWTHRRLSQPTYGAGIVSPGWYHHLFRTGGDPLPAWLTRAAGLLRAEDHPVSSAHVIEAVRLARTLAAVRGRPLAGLTETLDAVRAVMCDGSDVALALVRDRLVIGDALGEVPDGAPAVPLQRDLSRLQRSLRLKPEVEPRDLDLDLRKETDAARSRLLHRLRLLGVDWGVPARSAVASTGTFRESWRLCWQPEFAVRIAEAAQWGTTVERAAVGKAVGTARAAAELAEITGLVETCLVAGLADALPTVMRVLADCAALDTDVAHLAHALPALVRALRYGDVRGTDHGALDEVATGLADRICVGLPPACTGLDAAGAALMRGHLDEVHGAIGLLDPADGLADRWAGTLRALARREPAGGPATGVPGLLRGRAVRLLLDDGRLDPEEAGRRLGLVLSAAGSPADAAGWIEGFLTGGGALLLHDPRLLGLLDDWLAGVSAEAFTDVLPLLRRTFATLEAGVRSTVGGRVAAGPLGGEPAGPDGPDGGAPGLDPVRADAALPTVALLLGLPVTPGGPALPAGPGDRPRIPRQAEGRDT, translated from the coding sequence ATGAGCGCAGAGGTGACGCTGCTGGGCGTACGGCACCACGGTCCGGGCTCGGCCCGCGCGGTGGCCGCCGCACTGGAACTGCTGCGGCCGGACGCGGTGCTGGTCGAGGGGCCGCCGGAGGCCGACACGCTCCTCGGGCTGGCCGCCGACAAGGCGATGGTGCCGCCGGTCGCCCTGCTCGCCCACGCGGCGGACGACCCGGCCCGGGCGGCGTTCTGGCCCTACGCCGAGTTCTCGCCGGAGTGGGTGGCGATCCGGTACGCCGTCGAACTCGGCGTCCCGGTGCGCTTCATCGACCTGCCGGCCGCGTACGGCTTCGCCGACGCCGGGCCGCCGGAGGCCGGCGGGGGCACCGGGGACGGCGACGGGGACGGGGGCACCGGAGCGGACGCCGGGGACGGGGACGCTGCCCTGCTGCGCGACCCGATCGCCCGACTGGCCGAGGCCGCCGGCCACGACGACCCGGAGCGCTGGTGGGAGGACGTGGTCGAGCACCGGCGCCCCGGCGAGGACGCGCTCGCGCCGTTCGCGGCCGTCGCCGAGGCGATGACGGCGCTGCGCGAGGGCGGCGGCGGGGCCGGTCCGCGCGACGAGCGGCGCGAGGCCCACATGCGCCAGCGGATCCGCGCCGCCCGCCGGGCCGGCCACCGGCGGATCGCCGTGGTCTGCGGGGCCTTCCACGTCCCGGCGCTGGCCGTCATGCCCACCGTCGCGCACGACCGGGCGCTGCTCGCCGGACTGCCCAGGAAGGTCCGGACCGAGATCACCTGGGTCCCCTGGACGCACCGCCGGCTCTCCCAGCCCACCTACGGCGCCGGGATCGTCTCCCCGGGCTGGTACCACCACCTGTTCCGGACCGGGGGCGACCCGCTGCCCGCGTGGCTCACCCGGGCCGCCGGGCTGCTCCGCGCCGAGGACCACCCGGTCTCCTCCGCGCACGTCATCGAGGCCGTCCGGCTGGCCCGCACCCTCGCCGCCGTGCGCGGGCGCCCGCTCGCCGGGCTCACCGAGACGCTGGACGCCGTCCGGGCGGTGATGTGCGACGGCTCGGACGTCGCCCTGGCGCTGGTCCGGGACCGCCTGGTGATCGGCGACGCGCTCGGCGAGGTGCCCGACGGCGCGCCGGCCGTCCCGCTCCAGCGCGACCTCTCCCGGCTGCAGCGCTCGCTGCGGCTCAAGCCCGAGGTCGAACCGCGCGACCTCGACCTCGACCTGCGCAAGGAGACCGACGCGGCCCGTTCCCGGCTGCTGCACCGGCTCCGCCTGCTCGGCGTCGACTGGGGCGTGCCGGCCCGCTCCGCGGTGGCCTCCACCGGGACGTTCCGGGAGAGCTGGCGGCTCTGCTGGCAGCCCGAGTTCGCCGTCCGGATCGCCGAGGCCGCCCAGTGGGGCACCACCGTCGAGCGGGCCGCCGTCGGCAAGGCGGTCGGCACCGCCCGCGCCGCCGCCGAACTCGCCGAGATCACCGGCCTGGTGGAGACCTGCCTGGTGGCCGGACTGGCCGACGCGCTGCCCACGGTGATGCGGGTGCTCGCCGACTGCGCCGCCCTCGACACCGACGTCGCCCACCTCGCCCACGCGCTGCCCGCCCTGGTCCGCGCGCTGCGCTACGGCGACGTCCGGGGCACCGACCACGGCGCGCTCGACGAGGTCGCCACCGGGCTCGCCGACCGGATCTGCGTCGGCCTGCCGCCGGCCTGCACCGGGCTGGACGCGGCCGGGGCCGCACTGATGCGCGGTCACCTCGACGAGGTGCACGGTGCGATCGGCCTGCTGGACCCGGCCGACGGCCTCGCCGACCGGTGGGCCGGCACCCTGCGGGCGCTCGCCCGGCGCGAGCCGGCCGGCGGACCGGCCACCGGTGTCCCGGGCCTGCTCCGCGGGCGGGCCGTCCGGCTGCTGCTGGACGACGGCCGGCTCGACCCGGAGGAGGCGGGCCGCCGGCTCGGCCTCGTCCTGTCCGCGGCCGGCAGCCCGGCGGACGCGGCCGGCTGGATCGAGGGCTTCCTCACCGGCGGCGGCGCGCTGCTGCTGCACGACCCGCGACTGCTGGGTCTGCTCGACGACTGGCTGGCCGGCGTGTCGGCGGAGGCCTTCACCGATGTGCTGCCGCTGCTCCGCCGGACCTTCGCCACCCTGGAGGCCGGAGTCCGCAGCACCGTCGGCGGCAGGGTCGCGGCCGGGCCGCTCGGCGGCGAGCCGGCGGGGCCGGACGGACCGGACGGCGGCGCGCCCGGTCTGGACCCGGTGCGGGCGGATGCCGCGCTCCCCACGGTCGCCCTCCTGCTCGGACTGCCCGTCACCCCCGGCGGTCCCGCCCTGCCGGCCGGCCCCGGCGACCGGCCGCGGATCCCCCGGCAGGCCGAAGGCCGCGACACCTGA
- a CDS encoding ATP-binding protein, which yields MTDVTTDVLRQHAEDSFAAELAALAAQDDRPRPERWRLSPWAVATYLLGGGLPDGTVVTPKYIGPRRVVEVAVTTLATDRALLLLGVPGTAKTWVSEHLAAAISGDSTLLVQGTAGTPEEAVRYGWNYAQLLTNGPSREALVPSPLMRAMADGKIARVEELTRIPADVQDSLITILSEKTLPIPELGSETQAVRGFNLIATANDRDRGVNELSSALRRRFNTVVLPLPGSLEEEVDIVTRRVEQLGRSLQLPELPGGAEEIRRVVTVFRELRAGITADGRTKVKTPSGTLSTAEAISVVTNGMALAAHFGDGVLRAGDVAAGVIGAVVRDPVADQVVWREYVEGVVRERDGWKDFYRAARENAR from the coding sequence ATGACCGACGTCACGACCGACGTCCTGCGGCAGCACGCCGAGGACTCGTTCGCCGCCGAGCTGGCCGCGCTGGCCGCGCAGGACGACCGTCCGCGCCCGGAGCGCTGGAGGCTGTCCCCGTGGGCGGTCGCCACCTACCTGCTGGGCGGCGGGCTGCCGGACGGCACCGTGGTCACGCCCAAGTACATCGGCCCGCGCCGGGTGGTCGAGGTCGCCGTGACGACGCTGGCCACCGACCGGGCGCTGCTGCTGCTCGGCGTGCCCGGCACCGCCAAGACCTGGGTGTCCGAGCACCTGGCCGCGGCGATCAGCGGCGACTCCACGCTGCTGGTCCAGGGCACCGCCGGCACCCCGGAGGAGGCCGTCCGGTACGGCTGGAACTACGCGCAGCTGCTCACCAACGGGCCCAGCCGGGAGGCGCTGGTGCCCTCGCCGCTGATGCGGGCGATGGCGGACGGGAAGATCGCCCGGGTCGAGGAGCTGACCCGCATCCCGGCGGACGTCCAGGACAGTCTGATCACCATCCTGTCGGAGAAGACGCTGCCGATCCCCGAGCTGGGGTCGGAGACGCAGGCCGTCCGCGGCTTCAACCTCATCGCCACCGCCAACGACCGCGACCGGGGCGTGAACGAGCTGTCGAGCGCCCTGCGCCGCCGGTTCAACACCGTGGTGCTGCCGCTGCCCGGTTCGCTTGAGGAGGAGGTCGACATCGTCACCCGCCGGGTCGAGCAGCTCGGCCGCTCCCTGCAACTGCCCGAACTGCCCGGCGGGGCCGAGGAGATCAGGCGCGTGGTGACGGTCTTCCGGGAGCTGCGGGCCGGGATCACCGCCGACGGCCGGACCAAGGTGAAGACGCCCAGCGGCACCCTCTCCACGGCTGAGGCGATCTCGGTGGTCACCAACGGCATGGCGCTCGCCGCCCACTTCGGCGACGGCGTGCTCAGGGCAGGCGACGTCGCGGCCGGCGTGATCGGCGCCGTCGTCCGCGACCCCGTCGCCGACCAGGTGGTCTGGCGCGAGTACGTCGAGGGCGTGGTCCGCGAGCGGGACGGCTGGAAGGACTTCTACCGCGCCGCCCGTGAGAACGCCCGCTGA
- a CDS encoding SWIM zinc finger family protein, whose protein sequence is MEERWSTEHVLSLAPDAASKKAAGKLSAPAPWSAAGTDGDAVWGECRGSGSTPYRTVVELATPAYQCSCPSRKFPCKHALGLLLLWSSAPDAVPAAAEPADWAADWLAARRDRAEQRVTRAEAPADPAAARRRAEKRSARVAAGAAELRLRLADRVRHGLADQSTAGPWEEVAARMVDAQAPGLATRVRELDSAPQHGLLEEYAMVHLLATAATRVDELPAPLAATVRARIGYTTDTAELLAGPTVRDRWLVLGSRTSSMEGGADDRLTTRRVWLRGAKTGRPALLLAFGRPGQAPDLALPTGRPVEAELAFHPGARPLRAVLGTRYGAPEAAPDGPPSGLTVAEAVAGYGTAVADDPWLDAWPTVLTDVVPVLSPEGWHLTDGRHTLPVHRAATPEAALWRLAAVSTGRPLTVFGEYGHRGFAPVTAWGPDGRPIGLTTA, encoded by the coding sequence ATGGAGGAACGCTGGAGCACCGAACACGTCCTGTCCCTGGCGCCCGACGCCGCCTCGAAGAAGGCCGCGGGCAAGCTCTCGGCGCCCGCACCCTGGTCGGCCGCCGGCACCGACGGCGACGCGGTCTGGGGCGAGTGCCGGGGCAGCGGCAGCACGCCCTACCGCACCGTCGTCGAGCTGGCGACGCCCGCCTACCAGTGCAGTTGCCCGAGCCGGAAGTTCCCGTGCAAGCACGCGCTCGGACTCCTCCTGCTCTGGAGCTCCGCCCCCGACGCCGTGCCCGCCGCCGCCGAGCCCGCCGACTGGGCGGCCGACTGGCTGGCGGCCCGCCGGGACCGCGCCGAACAGCGCGTCACCAGGGCCGAGGCCCCCGCCGACCCGGCCGCCGCCCGCCGCCGCGCCGAGAAGCGCTCCGCCCGGGTCGCCGCCGGCGCCGCCGAACTGCGGCTCCGGCTCGCCGACCGGGTCCGGCACGGCCTCGCCGACCAGTCCACCGCCGGCCCCTGGGAGGAGGTCGCCGCCCGCATGGTGGACGCCCAGGCCCCCGGCCTGGCCACCCGGGTCCGCGAGCTCGACTCCGCTCCGCAGCACGGACTCCTGGAGGAGTACGCCATGGTCCACCTGCTCGCCACCGCCGCCACCCGGGTCGACGAGCTGCCCGCGCCGCTCGCCGCCACCGTCCGCGCCCGGATCGGCTACACCACCGACACCGCGGAGCTGCTGGCCGGCCCCACCGTCCGCGACCGCTGGCTGGTCCTCGGCAGCCGGACGTCGTCGATGGAGGGCGGCGCCGACGACCGGCTCACCACCCGCCGCGTCTGGCTGCGCGGCGCCAAGACCGGCCGGCCCGCGCTGCTGCTCGCCTTCGGCCGCCCCGGCCAGGCGCCCGACCTCGCCCTGCCCACCGGCCGGCCGGTCGAGGCCGAACTCGCCTTCCACCCCGGCGCCCGCCCGCTGCGGGCCGTGCTCGGCACCCGGTACGGCGCCCCCGAGGCGGCGCCCGACGGCCCGCCGTCCGGGCTCACCGTCGCCGAGGCCGTCGCCGGCTACGGCACCGCCGTCGCCGACGACCCCTGGCTGGACGCCTGGCCGACCGTCCTCACCGACGTCGTCCCCGTCCTCTCCCCCGAGGGCTGGCACCTCACCGACGGCCGGCACACCCTCCCGGTCCACCGCGCCGCCACCCCCGAGGCCGCGCTCTGGCGGCTGGCCGCCGTCTCCACCGGCCGCCCGCTCACCGTCTTCGGCGAGTACGGCCACCGCGGCTTCGCCCCCGTCACCGCCTGGGGTCCGGACGGCCGCCCGATCGGCCTCACCACCGCCTGA